A region from the Oceanidesulfovibrio marinus genome encodes:
- the hypF gene encoding carbamoyltransferase HypF: MPNGFLPYEKRRFVVTGQVQGVGFRPFVYRIAVERGLAGFVKNTPEGVVIEITGPAVDAASFGHALRTEIPPLARIVSLDEEAQEVKPPDAPTEGGFQILKSDQGEGHAVLISPDTATCADCLAEMADPNDRRYLYPFTNCTNCGPRYTITRSIPYDRATTSMACFPLCEECAAEYENPLDRRFHAQPNACPVCGPRVWLQEADGMPVCQGQDALREVARRLAAGTIAAIKGLGGFHLACDATNESAVQLLRERKHRPHKPLAVMVPDIEAAAAYVFIDESAARLLTGPVRPIALLPRASGPAGGKALAASIATDTDLVGVMLPYTPLHHVLFRYLREAGGGSHPALVMTSGNLSDEPIALGNREALSRLADIADCFLLHDRDILIRTDDSVVMPLTPDDALGMPKDAAEPGPPLIYFRRARGYTPSPVDIQNLDDRTDGVPTVLGVGPELKNTICLTKGSQAFLSQHIGDLENLETMGFFREIITHLAAILQVSPAIVVHDLHPNFLATRWAVEESGLPAHGLQHHVAHIHAVLAEHRFRGAALGLALDGTGLGEDGTLWGGEALFVDTEALTHERVAHFSPILLPGGDAAVKEPWRIAQSMLHALGITEPGNRPWPWLDTFGPMSRMLPQMLDKKINAPITTSCGRLFDGVAAMLGLANTASYEGQAAIRLEGAQDMAETVAYPCAVSGDGNLDTLALFAEAHQDWEAGVSAGVISRRFHLGLIRGLADWAAHHTGRLGLEHVALSGGVFQNRTLALALPKALADRGLIPLVHGFVPPNDGCIALGQAAWGRLLLVKNG, translated from the coding sequence ATGCCCAACGGATTCCTGCCATACGAAAAACGCCGTTTCGTGGTCACTGGCCAAGTCCAGGGCGTGGGCTTCCGGCCTTTTGTCTATCGCATCGCCGTGGAGCGCGGTCTTGCCGGTTTCGTCAAGAACACGCCCGAGGGCGTAGTCATCGAGATCACCGGCCCGGCGGTCGACGCCGCATCCTTCGGTCATGCTCTGCGCACCGAGATTCCGCCGCTGGCGCGCATTGTCTCCCTCGATGAAGAAGCCCAAGAAGTCAAGCCACCCGACGCGCCGACCGAGGGCGGATTCCAGATCCTCAAGAGCGACCAGGGCGAGGGCCACGCCGTGCTCATCAGCCCGGACACCGCCACCTGCGCCGACTGCCTGGCCGAGATGGCCGATCCAAACGACCGCCGTTACCTCTACCCCTTCACCAACTGCACCAACTGCGGCCCGCGCTATACCATAACTCGTTCCATCCCGTACGACCGCGCCACCACCTCCATGGCCTGCTTCCCTCTGTGCGAGGAGTGCGCCGCGGAGTACGAAAATCCTCTGGACCGGCGCTTCCACGCCCAGCCCAACGCCTGCCCGGTGTGCGGTCCACGCGTCTGGCTGCAGGAGGCCGACGGCATGCCCGTGTGCCAGGGCCAGGACGCCCTGCGCGAGGTCGCCCGCCGTCTCGCGGCCGGGACCATCGCGGCGATCAAGGGCCTGGGCGGATTCCACCTGGCCTGCGACGCCACCAACGAATCTGCGGTCCAGCTCCTGCGCGAGCGCAAGCACCGCCCGCACAAGCCGCTCGCGGTCATGGTTCCGGACATCGAGGCCGCTGCCGCCTATGTCTTCATCGACGAGTCCGCCGCCCGGCTGCTCACCGGCCCGGTCCGGCCCATCGCCCTGCTGCCGCGCGCATCCGGTCCCGCTGGGGGCAAGGCTCTCGCCGCCTCCATCGCCACGGACACCGATCTGGTGGGCGTCATGCTGCCGTACACGCCGCTGCACCATGTGCTCTTCCGCTACCTGCGCGAGGCCGGCGGCGGCTCCCATCCGGCCCTGGTCATGACCTCGGGCAACCTCTCGGACGAGCCCATCGCCCTGGGCAACCGCGAGGCCCTGTCCCGGCTGGCGGACATTGCGGACTGCTTCCTGCTGCACGACCGCGACATCCTCATCCGCACCGACGATTCGGTGGTCATGCCGCTCACGCCTGACGACGCCCTCGGCATGCCCAAAGACGCGGCCGAGCCTGGCCCGCCGCTCATCTACTTCCGCCGGGCGCGCGGCTACACACCCTCGCCCGTGGACATCCAGAATCTTGATGACCGCACGGACGGCGTGCCCACGGTGCTCGGCGTGGGTCCGGAACTCAAGAACACGATTTGCCTCACCAAAGGCTCGCAGGCATTTCTCAGCCAGCACATCGGCGATTTGGAGAACCTTGAGACCATGGGTTTCTTTCGCGAGATTATAACCCATCTCGCCGCCATCCTCCAGGTCTCTCCAGCCATCGTGGTGCACGATCTGCACCCCAACTTCCTGGCCACGCGCTGGGCCGTGGAGGAGTCCGGCCTGCCCGCGCACGGCCTGCAACACCACGTGGCACACATCCACGCTGTGCTGGCCGAGCACCGTTTCCGCGGCGCGGCCCTGGGCCTGGCTCTGGACGGCACCGGCCTTGGAGAGGACGGGACCCTTTGGGGCGGGGAAGCCCTGTTCGTCGATACCGAGGCCCTGACCCACGAACGCGTCGCGCACTTCTCGCCCATCCTGCTCCCTGGCGGCGACGCCGCCGTGAAGGAGCCCTGGCGCATCGCCCAGAGCATGCTCCACGCCCTGGGCATCACCGAGCCCGGCAACCGGCCGTGGCCGTGGCTCGATACGTTCGGCCCCATGAGCCGGATGCTGCCGCAGATGCTCGACAAGAAAATCAACGCGCCGATCACCACCAGCTGCGGCCGACTCTTTGACGGCGTGGCCGCCATGCTCGGCCTGGCTAACACCGCCAGCTACGAGGGGCAGGCCGCCATCCGCCTGGAAGGCGCGCAGGATATGGCCGAGACCGTCGCCTACCCCTGCGCCGTGTCCGGCGACGGCAACCTCGACACCCTCGCCCTCTTTGCCGAGGCGCATCAAGATTGGGAGGCCGGCGTCTCCGCCGGCGTGATCAGCCGCCGCTTCCACCTCGGGCTTATCCGGGGTCTGGCCGACTGGGCCGCCCACCATACGGGCCGCCTCGGCCTGGAGCACGTGGCGCTATCCGGCGGCGTGTTCCAGAACCGCACCCTTGCCCTGGCCCTGCCCAAAGCTCTGGCCGACCGCGGCCTCATCCCCCTGGTCCATGGCTTTGTCCCGCCCAACGACGGTTGCATTGCCCTGGGCCAGGCCGCCTGGGGCCGGCTCCTGCTGGTGAAGAACGGATAA
- a CDS encoding zinc/iron-chelating domain-containing protein, protein MLPDESVAAQCAKEDPAICARCALTGPTCCTVTPGSEANCFPVSEMEWERVLEHAGERGAFVRETNTQPFRHMVARLFPGEHRAVEELFPHHKVHLRLATTPAGQCIFASAEGCELPREARPYYCRIFPLWVYGERLTVFNADGCSAVREGRGHRGVMAMLGTTENEVRSLFGRLRLAWGLDPGPGFATAAPQAAAGR, encoded by the coding sequence ATGCTTCCGGATGAATCCGTGGCCGCACAGTGCGCCAAGGAGGACCCCGCTATTTGCGCGCGGTGCGCCCTGACCGGACCCACGTGCTGCACCGTGACGCCCGGCAGCGAGGCGAACTGCTTTCCCGTGTCCGAAATGGAGTGGGAACGCGTGCTTGAACACGCCGGCGAGCGCGGGGCCTTTGTCCGGGAGACCAACACCCAGCCGTTCCGACACATGGTCGCACGGCTCTTTCCCGGCGAACACCGGGCTGTGGAAGAGCTTTTTCCCCATCACAAGGTCCACCTGCGTCTTGCCACCACTCCGGCCGGGCAGTGCATATTCGCCTCGGCCGAGGGCTGCGAGCTCCCCAGGGAGGCGCGGCCGTACTACTGCCGTATCTTTCCTCTGTGGGTATACGGCGAGCGCCTCACCGTGTTCAATGCCGACGGGTGCTCCGCGGTCCGCGAAGGCCGCGGCCATCGCGGCGTCATGGCGATGCTCGGCACCACGGAGAACGAGGTGCGCAGCCTCTTTGGTCGGCTCCGACTGGCCTGGGGGCTGGACCCCGGTCCCGGCTTTGCGACCGCTGCGCCGCAGGCCGCAGCCGGTCGCTAG
- a CDS encoding penicillin-binding protein 1A — protein MKKKILIGIAIGLLGLITIAAAGGLGLYLWAARDLPSFKKITDYNPPLVTTVYARNGDVLGHFYRERRFLVRLEEMPDYLVKAFLAAEDRGFYEHPGIDPSAIFRAMVKNFLAGDIRQGGSTITQQIIKRLLLTPEKSYERKLKEAILAYRLESYLSKDDIITIYLNQIYLGARSYGVEAAARSYFGKHVGELSLAEAAVLAGLPQAPSRYDPYRHPERAKQRQRYVLEQMLDAGWITQDQFDEAVNAPLEYSAMPDPSWQVGAYYLEEVRRWLIDYMSRENMNAMGATLDRYGEDAVYESGLHVYTAIDLDHQRAAEKALHDGLIASTKRRGWRGPIKTLAPSAMEDFLARQKDVVQRLASGEWVEAVVKEVSATGATVELGNFEGWIPVKSMHWCRKPDPKKATEQVPSVSDARKVLSIGDVVWVSRASGDDKGKKSKATPEEGQIPLELEQEPEVQGALVSLEPPTGEVRALVGGYDFQKSNFNRATQAHRQPGSAFKPIVYSAAIDAGFTPASIIIDAPTEYRFGGRVWRPSNFEGEYYGPTLLRTALVKSRNTVTVRIAERMGVDAIIDRAHALGIEEEFPRNLTISLGSVAVTPYNLCEAYTAFAREGTVIKPRMVLAVKGAWGDDLYQSAPEVREAISPQNAYIMDTLLQDVVQHGTGWRAKVLDRPVAGKTGTTNEEHDAWFMGFTPYLLTGVYVGFDQLTPMGRFETGSRAASPIWVQYRQAVEDTYQPEEFPVPPDIVHVNIDLKTGKVADGSSNDTEFLPFIAGSQPSAAVAGYMSPGANGTAGDAGPSSPEDLFKQF, from the coding sequence ATGAAAAAGAAAATCCTCATCGGAATCGCCATCGGGCTCCTCGGGCTGATAACCATCGCGGCCGCCGGCGGCCTGGGGCTCTATCTGTGGGCGGCGCGCGATCTGCCCAGCTTCAAGAAGATCACGGATTACAATCCGCCGCTGGTGACCACTGTGTACGCCCGCAACGGCGACGTGCTGGGCCACTTCTACCGCGAGCGCCGCTTCCTGGTGCGGCTGGAGGAGATGCCCGACTATCTGGTCAAGGCGTTCCTCGCAGCCGAGGACCGCGGCTTCTACGAGCATCCGGGCATCGACCCCTCGGCCATCTTCCGCGCCATGGTCAAAAACTTCCTGGCCGGCGACATCCGCCAGGGCGGTTCGACCATCACCCAGCAGATCATCAAGCGGCTGCTGCTCACGCCGGAAAAGAGCTACGAGCGCAAGCTCAAGGAAGCGATTCTGGCCTACCGCCTGGAGAGCTACCTCTCCAAGGACGACATCATCACCATATATCTGAACCAGATATACCTTGGTGCCCGCTCCTACGGCGTGGAGGCCGCGGCGCGCAGTTATTTCGGCAAGCACGTGGGCGAGCTGAGCCTGGCCGAGGCCGCTGTGCTCGCCGGTCTGCCCCAGGCCCCGTCGCGTTACGATCCCTACCGACATCCGGAGAGAGCCAAGCAGCGGCAGCGCTACGTGCTGGAGCAGATGCTCGACGCGGGCTGGATAACCCAGGATCAGTTCGACGAAGCCGTCAACGCGCCGCTGGAGTACTCCGCCATGCCCGACCCGTCGTGGCAGGTGGGCGCGTACTATCTGGAAGAGGTCCGGCGCTGGCTCATCGATTACATGAGCCGCGAGAACATGAATGCCATGGGCGCCACCCTGGACCGCTACGGCGAGGACGCCGTGTACGAGTCGGGCCTGCATGTCTACACGGCCATAGACCTGGACCATCAGCGCGCAGCCGAGAAGGCCCTGCATGACGGGCTCATCGCCTCCACCAAGCGACGCGGCTGGCGCGGGCCCATCAAGACCCTTGCCCCCTCGGCGATGGAGGACTTCCTGGCCCGGCAAAAGGACGTGGTGCAGCGGCTGGCTTCCGGCGAGTGGGTGGAGGCCGTGGTCAAGGAGGTTTCCGCGACCGGGGCCACTGTGGAGCTCGGCAACTTCGAGGGCTGGATACCGGTCAAGAGCATGCACTGGTGCCGCAAGCCCGATCCCAAGAAGGCGACGGAGCAGGTGCCGTCCGTCTCGGACGCGCGGAAAGTCCTGTCCATCGGCGACGTGGTCTGGGTCTCGCGCGCTTCCGGGGACGACAAGGGCAAGAAGAGCAAGGCGACGCCGGAAGAAGGGCAGATTCCCCTGGAGCTGGAGCAGGAGCCCGAAGTGCAGGGCGCGCTCGTCTCCCTGGAGCCTCCCACGGGCGAGGTCCGCGCGCTAGTGGGCGGATACGACTTCCAGAAGAGCAACTTCAACCGCGCCACCCAGGCGCACCGCCAGCCCGGCTCGGCCTTCAAGCCCATCGTCTACTCGGCGGCCATAGACGCCGGGTTCACGCCAGCCTCCATTATCATCGACGCGCCCACAGAGTACCGCTTCGGCGGCAGGGTCTGGCGGCCATCGAACTTCGAGGGCGAGTACTACGGCCCCACCTTGCTGCGCACAGCGCTGGTCAAGTCGCGCAACACAGTGACCGTGCGCATTGCCGAGCGCATGGGGGTGGATGCGATCATCGACCGCGCCCACGCCCTGGGGATCGAGGAGGAGTTTCCCCGCAACCTGACAATCTCGTTGGGCTCCGTAGCCGTCACGCCATACAACCTCTGCGAGGCGTACACCGCCTTTGCCCGTGAAGGCACGGTCATCAAGCCGCGCATGGTCCTGGCCGTCAAGGGCGCCTGGGGGGATGATCTCTACCAATCCGCGCCGGAAGTGCGCGAGGCCATCAGCCCGCAGAACGCCTACATCATGGACACCCTGCTGCAGGACGTGGTGCAGCACGGCACCGGCTGGCGCGCCAAGGTTCTGGACCGTCCGGTGGCCGGCAAGACCGGCACGACCAACGAGGAACATGACGCATGGTTCATGGGCTTCACGCCGTACCTGCTCACCGGTGTCTATGTCGGGTTCGACCAGCTGACCCCCATGGGCCGCTTCGAGACCGGCTCCCGCGCCGCCTCGCCCATCTGGGTGCAGTACAGGCAGGCTGTGGAGGATACGTACCAGCCGGAAGAGTTTCCCGTGCCTCCGGACATTGTGCACGTGAACATCGATCTGAAAACGGGTAAGGTGGCCGACGGCAGCTCCAACGACACCGAGTTCCTGCCGTTCATCGCCGGCTCGCAACCGAGCGCGGCCGTGGCGGGTTACATGTCGCCCGGCGCCAACGGGACCGCAGGCGACGCCGGCCCCAGCAGCCCGGAAGACCTGTTCAAGCAATTCTGA
- a CDS encoding cupin domain-containing protein has protein sequence MKTSYESAPPYVTKDGSKIRELMHPAEHGNANQSLAEARVPAGAETLLHKHRSSEELYHVTAGWGLMVLGDETFPIVPGDTVHIAPGTTHGLINDGDETLVVLCCCAPAYSHEDTELVEREPSESAGN, from the coding sequence ATGAAAACAAGCTACGAAAGCGCTCCCCCGTACGTGACCAAGGACGGCTCCAAGATACGCGAGCTGATGCACCCGGCCGAGCACGGCAACGCGAACCAGAGCCTGGCCGAAGCGCGGGTTCCTGCCGGAGCCGAGACGCTTCTGCACAAACACCGGTCAAGTGAGGAGCTTTACCACGTGACGGCCGGTTGGGGCCTCATGGTCCTGGGGGACGAGACCTTCCCCATCGTGCCGGGCGATACCGTGCACATTGCGCCCGGTACGACCCACGGCCTGATCAACGACGGCGACGAAACCCTGGTGGTGCTCTGCTGCTGTGCGCCGGCGTACAGCCACGAGGACACCGAGCTCGTGGAGCGTGAGCCTTCCGAAAGCGCCGGGAACTGA
- a CDS encoding phenylpyruvate tautomerase MIF-related protein: MPCLKIETNIELDDAQAEDLVAKATSLVADALGKSERYVMVVIHPGVLVSFNGTQDPAAYCSLGSIGLEESLCPSLSESLCTFLETRTGIPQDRIYIEFSNLSRSMFGWNGKTFG, encoded by the coding sequence ATGCCGTGTCTGAAGATCGAAACGAACATCGAGCTGGATGACGCACAGGCCGAGGATCTGGTGGCCAAGGCCACGAGCCTGGTGGCGGACGCCCTGGGCAAGTCCGAACGATACGTCATGGTGGTCATCCACCCCGGCGTGCTGGTCTCCTTCAACGGCACGCAGGACCCGGCCGCCTACTGCTCACTCGGCTCCATCGGACTGGAGGAATCGCTCTGCCCCTCCCTGTCGGAGTCGCTGTGCACCTTCCTGGAGACCCGCACCGGCATCCCCCAGGACCGCATCTATATCGAGTTTTCAAATCTTTCCCGGTCAATGTTTGGCTGGAACGGCAAGACCTTCGGTTAA
- a CDS encoding DUF4139 domain-containing protein gives MRRHLHLFSAAAILTLLLLANAPTADAEVVEATLYPNSARVVESLTLQPVNGTVEWTVPLSADPQTLRVESITDGVSLVDVHWEQVPAEPSLEVDSIRTQLNATRTRLAEVQGGLDAITTQLSFWNNLPEFKPEAATELEQTATAMGREIQKLVAGRYPLSEEKKDLEKTIKDLEAKLNDLTGKARDSWRVTAMLDGALFSPSVDLTAAYILSGCGWEPLYRLDARPAKAAVEFGFDARMWQSSGQDWTDVDLELATVRPELGLEPPRLPNWVIQERPKPQPVMRQKALGAAQDSVMFNEEAVAPSAMMAPVQQRMTNYTSWEIGRRSLPAGEQPRLSVMEESWPATFLYTVRPSVNDMAFLTAAVDLPQARDLPPGPAVFMADGAVVGKRPFSLGEKETDIFFGADPLVTAEMTLEAKQAGDAGIISTKQTYLWDWTIEVRNGEKHEVAIRVEEPAPQVRNENIKLEVKSQPEAQKTDKQMLEWEKTLPAGGTWTIDHSVSLTAPGNMDLDLGFRR, from the coding sequence ATGCGACGTCATCTCCACCTCTTTTCTGCTGCTGCGATACTCACTCTGCTGCTGCTCGCGAACGCACCAACGGCTGACGCCGAGGTCGTGGAAGCCACCCTCTATCCCAACTCCGCCCGCGTGGTGGAGTCCCTCACCCTGCAACCCGTGAACGGCACCGTGGAGTGGACCGTCCCACTGTCCGCCGATCCGCAGACCCTGCGCGTGGAGTCCATCACCGACGGCGTCTCCCTGGTGGACGTGCATTGGGAGCAGGTCCCGGCCGAACCCTCGCTGGAGGTGGACAGCATCCGCACGCAGCTGAACGCCACCCGCACGCGTCTGGCCGAGGTCCAGGGCGGTCTGGACGCCATCACAACACAGCTTTCGTTCTGGAACAATCTGCCGGAGTTCAAGCCCGAGGCCGCAACGGAGCTGGAGCAGACGGCCACGGCCATGGGCCGCGAGATCCAAAAGCTCGTTGCCGGCCGCTACCCCTTGAGCGAGGAAAAGAAAGACCTTGAAAAAACCATCAAGGATCTCGAAGCCAAGCTGAACGACCTGACCGGCAAGGCCCGCGACAGCTGGCGCGTGACCGCCATGCTGGACGGCGCGCTGTTCTCCCCCAGCGTGGACCTCACCGCGGCCTACATCCTTTCCGGTTGCGGCTGGGAGCCGCTCTATCGCCTGGACGCCCGGCCGGCCAAGGCGGCCGTGGAGTTCGGCTTTGATGCGCGCATGTGGCAGAGCTCCGGACAGGACTGGACGGATGTGGACCTGGAGCTGGCCACCGTGCGGCCCGAGTTGGGACTGGAACCCCCGCGCCTGCCGAACTGGGTGATTCAGGAACGGCCCAAGCCCCAACCCGTCATGCGCCAGAAGGCCCTCGGCGCGGCACAGGACTCCGTGATGTTCAACGAGGAGGCCGTTGCTCCCAGCGCCATGATGGCGCCCGTGCAGCAACGCATGACCAACTATACCTCCTGGGAGATCGGCCGGCGCAGCCTGCCTGCCGGCGAGCAACCGCGCCTCTCCGTCATGGAGGAGTCCTGGCCGGCCACATTCCTCTACACCGTGCGGCCCTCGGTCAACGATATGGCCTTCCTCACCGCAGCCGTGGACCTGCCTCAGGCGCGCGACCTGCCGCCCGGACCGGCCGTGTTCATGGCCGACGGCGCCGTGGTCGGCAAGCGGCCCTTCTCCCTGGGCGAAAAAGAGACCGATATCTTCTTCGGGGCCGATCCCCTGGTCACTGCCGAGATGACCCTGGAGGCCAAGCAGGCCGGCGATGCGGGTATCATCTCCACCAAGCAGACCTATCTTTGGGACTGGACCATCGAGGTGCGCAACGGCGAGAAGCACGAGGTCGCCATCCGCGTGGAAGAACCGGCTCCCCAGGTGCGCAACGAGAACATCAAGCTGGAGGTCAAATCCCAGCCTGAAGCCCAAAAGACCGACAAGCAAATGCTGGAATGGGAAAAAACCCTGCCCGCAGGCGGCACCTGGACCATCGACCACTCCGTGTCGCTCACCGCGCCCGGCAATATGGATTTGGATCTCGGTTTCCGGCGCTAG
- a CDS encoding IS1595 family transposase, with amino-acid sequence MRAPFEGDVECDKSTFGGVRKGKRGWGAAGKVIVLGIVKRNGMVRAFPLKARSQAEVVQLVREHTLPGSLYYTDQWQAYASLRLRGEHVVVRKEKGRPKGRDHIKGIEGFWSYAKNWQYPFRGVPRKFFHLYLGEVCFRFNHRNEDLFPILLNALRTTPMAEINPILVRVS; translated from the coding sequence TTGCGTGCGCCTTTCGAGGGTGATGTCGAGTGCGACAAAAGCACTTTCGGCGGAGTCCGCAAGGGCAAACGTGGCTGGGGCGCCGCTGGTAAGGTCATCGTGTTGGGCATTGTCAAACGAAACGGCATGGTCCGCGCCTTTCCCCTCAAGGCCAGAAGCCAGGCCGAGGTGGTGCAGTTGGTGCGCGAGCACACGCTCCCCGGAAGCCTGTATTATACGGATCAATGGCAGGCGTACGCGAGCCTGCGTCTTCGAGGCGAGCATGTTGTTGTCCGAAAGGAGAAGGGCCGGCCCAAGGGACGTGACCACATCAAAGGGATCGAGGGCTTCTGGAGCTATGCGAAGAATTGGCAGTACCCTTTCCGCGGAGTTCCCAGAAAATTCTTTCACCTGTATTTGGGTGAAGTTTGCTTTCGTTTCAATCATCGGAATGAAGATCTTTTTCCTATTCTTCTCAATGCATTAAGAACTACTCCGATGGCTGAAATCAACCCTATTCTGGTCCGAGTTTCTTAG
- a CDS encoding STAS/SEC14 domain-containing protein encodes MLELRETPGSNIVELVIDGRISRDDFDRAIEIINRVIEEHGSVKLLEDIRAFGAVDPSLIWEDLKWAFAHFKDISKTAIVADRKWLEWYTNIFKPFVKMEVRYFDSSEIDDARRWLAEPPEQE; translated from the coding sequence ATGCTGGAGCTACGAGAAACGCCGGGCAGCAACATCGTTGAACTCGTCATCGACGGCCGTATCAGCCGTGACGACTTCGACCGGGCCATCGAGATTATCAACCGGGTCATCGAGGAGCACGGCAGCGTCAAGCTGCTCGAAGATATCCGGGCGTTCGGCGCGGTGGACCCCTCGCTGATCTGGGAAGACCTCAAATGGGCCTTTGCCCACTTCAAGGACATCTCCAAAACTGCCATTGTCGCCGATCGGAAGTGGCTGGAATGGTACACGAATATCTTCAAGCCGTTCGTGAAGATGGAAGTCCGTTACTTCGACTCCAGCGAGATCGACGACGCCCGGCGCTGGCTGGCTGAGCCACCCGAACAGGAGTAG
- a CDS encoding PhoH family protein, translating to MTKKNYVLDTNVLIENPQAIVNLKNGQENNIFIPYHVLIELNQLKTNQRIRHIVAKVVDVLLEHRDSIQFIQNDASISRFTEEIVDNYILKEIKSTSIEDPILVTNDRILQLQAGLAKIKSEEFRDSKPFESESQLYTGFVPDGEETVTNCFTWQDGKPIFHGAAGDECINYTTSMWNVKPRSVYQNLALMLMQNPTIDLVSMQSEAGFGKTFLALATSLYLVLEKRLYEKIFIVKPTIELGSKLGYLPGDVKEKMEPYVKYIHDLLLKLHESRPANKIFLNPNDDLLRYNTKKFEILPLNYIRGMNIENAVVIVDETQNLSRNEVRALLTRMGEGVKCFCLGDTSQVDNPYLSASNNGLNWIVRKFKGFSNYAHIVLKGDRSRGPITDLVLKSKL from the coding sequence ATGACCAAAAAGAATTACGTCCTCGACACCAACGTCCTCATTGAAAACCCTCAAGCCATCGTCAACCTGAAGAACGGCCAAGAAAACAACATCTTCATCCCCTACCACGTGCTCATCGAGCTCAACCAGCTCAAGACCAACCAGCGCATCCGCCACATCGTGGCCAAAGTGGTCGACGTTCTGCTGGAGCACCGCGACTCCATCCAGTTCATCCAGAACGACGCCTCCATCTCCCGGTTCACCGAGGAGATCGTGGACAACTACATCCTCAAGGAGATCAAGAGCACGTCCATCGAGGACCCCATCCTGGTCACCAATGACCGCATCCTCCAGCTCCAGGCCGGACTGGCCAAGATCAAGAGCGAGGAGTTCCGCGACTCCAAACCTTTCGAGTCCGAGTCGCAGCTGTACACAGGGTTCGTGCCCGATGGCGAAGAAACCGTGACCAACTGCTTTACCTGGCAGGACGGCAAGCCCATATTCCACGGCGCCGCCGGTGACGAGTGCATCAACTACACGACCTCCATGTGGAACGTGAAACCGCGCAGCGTGTACCAGAACCTGGCGCTGATGCTGATGCAGAATCCCACCATCGACCTCGTCTCCATGCAGAGCGAGGCCGGCTTCGGCAAGACCTTCCTGGCCCTGGCCACCAGCCTCTACCTCGTGCTGGAAAAACGGCTCTACGAGAAGATATTCATCGTCAAACCCACCATCGAGCTGGGCTCCAAGCTGGGCTACCTGCCCGGCGACGTGAAGGAAAAGATGGAGCCGTACGTCAAGTATATCCACGACCTGCTGCTCAAGCTCCACGAGTCGCGGCCGGCCAACAAGATATTCCTCAACCCCAACGACGACCTCTTGCGCTACAACACCAAGAAGTTCGAAATCCTGCCGCTCAACTACATCCGCGGTATGAATATCGAGAACGCCGTGGTCATCGTAGATGAAACCCAGAACCTCTCGCGCAACGAGGTCCGCGCCCTGCTCACCCGCATGGGCGAAGGCGTCAAATGCTTCTGCCTGGGCGATACCAGCCAGGTGGACAACCCCTATCTCTCGGCCTCCAACAACGGCCTCAACTGGATCGTGCGCAAGTTCAAAGGGTTCTCCAACTACGCGCACATCGTGCTCAAAGGCGACCGCTCCCGCGGCCCCATCACCGACCTCGTCCTCAAATCCAAGCTGTAG